A genomic segment from Brevundimonas mediterranea encodes:
- a CDS encoding efflux RND transporter periplasmic adaptor subunit produces the protein MKRPSKLNRTWLMAGAAVVIIAAGGVWFTVSRAPSPAAVPAEGDHAEEEAGAPEGTLALSDAQISAAGIGVVSIMGGGGGETLLSGRVEPMIDARAAVSAVVGGRVERVLVAPGQSVRAGQALAVLVSGDAASLRADADAAQANAVAAQQAHAREESLADQGVVARRDAEVAHAQALGAEAAARAARARASAAGAPNASGRVNVSSPIAGVVTSVLVGPAGFAAQGGVIAEVTNPAWVEIVFNAPPALAVQVRSGSTMRVQGPAGEFEAQVTGVAAGAGAEGGAAVIRAHPTGSRLPPAGSAVTGAVVTGEAVSGMTVPSEAVQTVEGANVVFVRTATGFRAAPVLVGRQAAGRTEILSGLTASDRVAGSNAFLLKAELAKGEAEHGH, from the coding sequence ATGAAGCGCCCCTCGAAACTCAACAGGACCTGGCTGATGGCCGGGGCCGCTGTCGTGATCATCGCCGCCGGCGGCGTCTGGTTCACCGTCAGTAGAGCCCCATCGCCGGCCGCCGTGCCCGCCGAAGGCGACCATGCCGAAGAGGAAGCAGGCGCGCCCGAAGGAACGCTCGCTCTGAGCGACGCCCAGATCAGCGCGGCCGGGATCGGGGTCGTCTCGATCATGGGTGGAGGCGGCGGCGAGACGCTGCTTTCCGGCCGGGTCGAGCCCATGATCGACGCGCGCGCCGCCGTATCCGCCGTGGTAGGCGGTCGGGTCGAACGTGTGCTGGTCGCCCCCGGTCAGTCGGTTCGCGCCGGTCAGGCCCTGGCCGTTTTGGTCAGCGGCGACGCCGCCAGCCTTCGCGCCGATGCCGACGCTGCCCAGGCCAATGCCGTCGCGGCCCAACAGGCCCATGCGCGCGAGGAGAGCCTCGCCGACCAGGGCGTGGTCGCTCGTCGCGACGCCGAGGTCGCTCATGCCCAGGCCCTGGGCGCCGAAGCGGCGGCGCGCGCGGCGCGCGCGCGCGCCTCGGCGGCGGGCGCGCCCAATGCTTCCGGCCGCGTCAACGTCTCCAGCCCGATCGCCGGGGTCGTCACCAGCGTGCTGGTCGGACCGGCAGGCTTCGCGGCCCAGGGCGGCGTCATCGCCGAGGTGACCAACCCGGCGTGGGTCGAGATCGTGTTCAACGCACCTCCCGCCCTCGCAGTCCAGGTCCGGTCAGGCTCGACGATGCGGGTCCAGGGACCGGCCGGTGAGTTCGAAGCCCAGGTCACCGGCGTCGCCGCCGGCGCGGGGGCCGAGGGCGGAGCGGCAGTCATCCGCGCCCATCCAACCGGATCACGCCTTCCTCCGGCGGGCTCGGCGGTCACGGGCGCCGTCGTCACAGGCGAAGCCGTCAGCGGCATGACCGTTCCGTCCGAGGCGGTGCAGACTGTCGAAGGCGCCAATGTCGTGTTCGTCCGCACGGCCACGGGCTTCCGCGCCGCGCCGGTGCTCGTCGGTCGTCAGGCCGCCGGACGAACGGAAATCCTGAGCGGCTTGACCGCGAGCGATCGGGTCGCCGGATCGAACGCCTTCCTGCTCAAGGCCGAACTCGCCAAGGGCGAAGCCGAGCACGGTCACTGA
- a CDS encoding site-specific DNA-methyltransferase — protein MSSPTALPPITPVSADEPEASSADPVAANIEALKALFPDAISEGGVDFDTLRQMLGDAVDDDEEKYGLTWSGKRQTRRLALTPSLGTLLPAPGDSVDWETTQNLMIEGDNLEVLKLLQKSYAGKVKLIYIDPPYNTGSDFVYPDDYSDSLGNYLRQTRQIDANGVRYTSNPEGSGRYHTEWLNMMYPRLLMCRSLLAQDGAIFISVDDHEVSNLRLVADSVFGQENFVCVIAVVNNLKGRNDRRHIATAHESMLFYARPEFISYGLPLTPEQKAAFKLVDELGRPYALRDLRKRGGPDRREDRPNMYFPIYWDPNTGDCSLVREGRYTDTALPLRGDGSDGRWRWGVETVSRHLSWLHARRSKKTGKVDVEHRVYLDASISVGEGKDADDDEDEGGFERSAKPKSIWLGGSLSSDTAKRVVKDLGFGDAFDTPKALDHIQNIVTLASRDNAIILDFFAGSGTTGHAVMSQNAADGGNRRYILVQLPEPLDPENKDQKAAADFCDSIGKPRNIAELTKERLRRAASKVKADNADTTADLGFRAYKLATSNLKTWAPGDNLEADLLSAADNLAPGRTEDDLLVELLLKRGIDLTEPSQTRQIAGQTVHAFGGGVMLACLGDVKVADAEALADGIGDWVETLSPITPVMIFFKDAGFENDVAKTNVAKILDQRLNDRGPGEAHLLEAVRSV, from the coding sequence ATGTCCTCGCCGACAGCCCTGCCCCCCATCACGCCCGTGAGCGCCGACGAGCCGGAAGCCAGCAGCGCCGATCCCGTGGCGGCCAACATCGAGGCGCTGAAGGCCCTGTTTCCAGACGCGATCAGCGAGGGCGGTGTGGATTTCGACACCCTTCGACAAATGCTGGGAGACGCCGTCGATGATGACGAAGAGAAATATGGCCTGACCTGGAGCGGCAAACGTCAGACGCGTCGTCTAGCACTCACGCCTTCCTTAGGCACTTTATTGCCGGCACCGGGGGATAGCGTCGATTGGGAAACGACGCAGAACCTTATGATTGAGGGCGACAATCTGGAAGTTCTGAAATTGCTCCAGAAGAGTTACGCAGGAAAGGTGAAGTTGATTTACATCGATCCTCCCTACAATACAGGGAGTGATTTCGTTTACCCTGATGACTACAGCGACAGCCTAGGGAACTACCTTCGCCAGACCCGACAAATAGATGCAAATGGAGTGAGATACACGTCAAATCCCGAGGGAAGCGGCCGATATCATACTGAGTGGCTGAATATGATGTATCCACGCTTGCTGATGTGCCGATCCCTTCTCGCTCAAGATGGTGCGATTTTCATCTCTGTTGACGATCATGAAGTCAGCAATCTTCGACTTGTTGCGGATAGTGTCTTCGGACAAGAGAATTTCGTCTGCGTCATTGCCGTCGTGAACAATCTCAAAGGACGGAATGACCGGCGCCACATCGCCACCGCTCATGAGTCGATGCTATTCTATGCGCGCCCGGAGTTCATCTCCTATGGGCTGCCTCTTACACCGGAGCAGAAGGCAGCGTTCAAATTGGTGGATGAACTTGGGCGCCCTTATGCCTTGAGGGACCTCAGAAAGAGGGGCGGGCCGGATCGCCGAGAAGACCGACCCAATATGTATTTCCCCATCTATTGGGACCCAAACACCGGAGACTGCAGCCTCGTCCGCGAGGGACGCTACACCGACACAGCGTTACCTCTTCGAGGTGACGGTTCTGATGGCCGCTGGCGGTGGGGAGTGGAAACAGTCTCCCGTCATCTATCTTGGCTGCATGCTCGCCGCTCCAAGAAGACGGGCAAGGTTGACGTGGAGCATCGCGTTTATCTCGACGCTTCGATTAGCGTTGGCGAAGGTAAAGATGCGGATGATGATGAGGATGAAGGCGGGTTTGAGAGATCAGCTAAGCCGAAATCAATATGGCTTGGTGGATCGCTCTCCAGTGACACAGCAAAAAGAGTGGTGAAGGACCTCGGCTTCGGTGACGCTTTCGATACGCCGAAGGCTTTGGATCACATACAAAACATTGTCACTCTGGCTAGTCGAGACAACGCCATCATTCTCGACTTTTTCGCCGGCTCAGGCACGACAGGCCACGCCGTCATGTCGCAGAACGCCGCCGATGGCGGCAACCGCCGCTACATTCTTGTTCAGCTGCCCGAGCCTCTCGACCCGGAGAATAAGGACCAAAAGGCTGCGGCCGACTTTTGCGACTCCATCGGAAAACCGCGCAATATCGCCGAACTCACAAAGGAGCGGCTTCGTCGCGCTGCCTCGAAAGTCAAAGCCGACAATGCAGATACGACCGCCGATTTAGGCTTTCGCGCTTATAAATTGGCGACGTCGAATCTCAAGACTTGGGCGCCCGGCGACAATCTGGAGGCCGACCTGCTCTCCGCCGCTGACAATCTGGCCCCCGGTCGCACCGAGGACGACCTGCTGGTAGAATTGCTGCTCAAGCGCGGAATCGACCTGACCGAACCCAGCCAGACCCGCCAGATCGCGGGGCAGACCGTTCATGCCTTCGGTGGTGGCGTCATGCTCGCCTGCTTGGGCGATGTGAAGGTGGCGGACGCCGAAGCCTTAGCCGACGGCATCGGCGACTGGGTCGAGACCCTGTCGCCGATCACCCCCGTCATGATCTTCTTCAAAGACGCCGGTTTCGAAAACGACGTGGCCAAGACAAACGTCGCCAAGATTTTGGATCAGCGACTGAACGATCGCGGCCCCGGCGAAGCCCACCTGCTGGAAGCGGTGCGCAGCGTATGA
- a CDS encoding helix-turn-helix domain-containing protein gives MNGRALVAWNLRRLRTERGLSQERLAADTGVDRAYVSELERAQANASVDLLDRLAEVLTAPLAEFFMEPQDPENPPAALRSGRRPKNG, from the coding sequence ATGAACGGACGGGCGCTGGTGGCGTGGAATCTCAGGCGGCTGCGGACCGAGCGAGGGTTGTCGCAAGAGCGGCTGGCTGCCGACACGGGCGTTGACCGGGCCTATGTCAGCGAACTGGAACGCGCGCAGGCAAACGCTTCGGTCGATCTGCTGGATCGGTTGGCGGAGGTCCTAACGGCACCTCTGGCGGAGTTTTTCATGGAGCCGCAGGACCCTGAGAATCCGCCGGCAGCTTTGCGCAGCGGGCGCCGCCCGAAGAATGGTTAG
- a CDS encoding helicase-related protein encodes MRIIANKGTDRAVDQIAGAAVPADASAVTTSVSVFGISALQGLLPRNLALRLLLSADTALTDDLLGGRSDRSLRNSLTGRRLAADAAQWVASAQVRVAQSRVPQSTFMLRDQDGAPTLAMVGACALTTSGLGVTPADPFSLLQTAETMAELTTLASWFEEQWRTLGDKSVGRDDFLNRLSLLADRRSASEVHLRILDALFNEMGEALDEERIVRSATGIRDTTVWSKLYRFQRDGVVGAIDKLQRYGGCIIADSVGLGKTFEALAVIKYHELRNDRVLVLCPKRLRDNWTLWKANDRRNSLAGDRFNYDVLNHTDLSRDGGMSGDIQLSHVNWGNYDLVVIDESHNFRNRAAHKDKEGRYDRLMRQIIKAGVKTRVLMLSATPVNNRLADIKNQIAFATEGNDAALAAQNIPSIEATIRFAQGQFNRWQEMPEARRTSARLLDMLGFDYFRLLDLMTIARSRKHVERYYGTSETGTFPTRLAPLNIKADVDSSGTFPPIGEINNAIRRLNLAVYAPLRYVLDSKKKAYDEKYSQQVRGGGGVFSQLDREESLVHLLRVNLLKRMESSVASFAMTLRRQLEAVDALIAKIDAHEVALDEPSIDDLDLDDPLFEALAVGRRVRVLLADADRVRWRQDLDEDRAGLSAMLVDAEAIIPDRDAKLARLRSFIAEKVAAPFNPGNRKIIVFTAFADTARYLYDELVKTGDANTALVTGSGGNRTTIKGLRSDLGSILTAFSPRSKGRPDDMADEGEIDLLIATDVISEGQNLQDCDCLINYDIHWNPVRIVQRFGRIDRIGSVNDTIQLVNFWPNVDLDTYIGLEKRVSGRMKLLDVSATGEENIIEPSSGDVMNDLDYRRRQLEALQTTVIDLEDLSSGVSIADMTLNDLRADFAALKPEAREAVALLPLTAHAAVWADDEVPAGAIFCLRAETPKALAALSPNDPLRPHVVVHVGPDGEILLTPSQAKRALDRTKYLADRGQTPDDSAWDRLDAMTRQGRVMKPWQDALAAAVAAVSGKAEERAIDSLFSAGVLADPTGFAGMEDWEVVGWFAVLERQPEE; translated from the coding sequence TTGCGGATCATAGCCAACAAGGGGACTGATCGCGCCGTCGATCAGATCGCAGGAGCAGCCGTGCCGGCTGATGCCAGCGCTGTGACCACTAGCGTCTCAGTCTTTGGCATATCGGCGCTTCAGGGATTATTGCCCCGCAATCTCGCGCTGCGCCTGCTGCTGTCGGCGGACACCGCCTTGACTGACGACCTGCTAGGTGGCCGGTCGGATCGCTCGCTACGGAACAGTCTAACCGGTCGTCGGCTGGCGGCCGACGCGGCTCAGTGGGTGGCCAGCGCACAGGTCCGGGTTGCTCAGAGCCGCGTGCCCCAGTCCACATTCATGCTCCGAGACCAGGACGGCGCCCCAACGCTAGCAATGGTCGGGGCTTGCGCGCTGACGACATCTGGCTTGGGGGTGACGCCTGCTGATCCGTTCAGCCTGCTCCAGACAGCGGAGACAATGGCCGAACTTACGACGCTGGCCTCTTGGTTCGAAGAGCAGTGGCGGACGTTGGGTGATAAGTCGGTAGGCCGGGATGATTTCCTGAACCGGCTCAGCCTGCTCGCCGACCGCCGGTCTGCCTCAGAAGTTCACCTCCGCATCCTCGACGCTCTGTTCAACGAGATGGGCGAGGCTTTGGACGAAGAGCGGATCGTACGCTCGGCGACCGGCATCCGCGACACAACGGTCTGGTCGAAACTATACCGCTTCCAACGCGACGGCGTCGTCGGCGCCATCGACAAGCTGCAACGATACGGCGGCTGCATCATCGCTGACAGCGTAGGCTTGGGTAAAACCTTCGAGGCCTTGGCGGTCATCAAGTATCATGAACTGCGAAATGATCGCGTCCTGGTCCTATGTCCCAAACGGCTCAGAGACAACTGGACGCTCTGGAAAGCCAATGATCGACGCAACAGCCTCGCCGGCGACCGCTTCAACTACGATGTGTTGAACCACACCGACCTGTCGCGCGACGGAGGGATGTCGGGCGACATCCAATTGAGCCACGTGAACTGGGGCAACTACGACCTGGTGGTCATTGATGAATCTCACAATTTCAGAAACCGCGCTGCACATAAAGACAAGGAAGGCCGTTACGATCGGCTGATGCGGCAGATCATCAAGGCCGGGGTGAAGACTCGGGTCCTGATGCTGTCGGCGACGCCGGTGAACAACCGTTTGGCCGACATCAAGAACCAGATCGCCTTCGCGACCGAAGGCAACGACGCCGCCCTCGCCGCCCAGAACATCCCTTCGATCGAGGCGACGATCCGCTTCGCACAGGGCCAGTTCAACCGCTGGCAGGAGATGCCCGAGGCCCGGCGCACGTCGGCCAGACTGCTCGACATGTTGGGCTTCGACTACTTCCGGCTGCTCGACCTCATGACGATCGCGCGAAGCCGCAAGCACGTGGAGCGCTACTACGGGACCAGTGAGACTGGCACCTTCCCCACCAGGCTCGCTCCGCTGAACATCAAGGCTGACGTCGACAGCAGCGGCACCTTCCCGCCGATTGGCGAGATCAACAATGCGATCCGACGGCTCAACCTCGCGGTCTATGCGCCCCTCCGCTACGTGCTCGACTCCAAGAAGAAGGCTTACGACGAGAAATACAGCCAGCAGGTTCGTGGTGGCGGCGGCGTGTTCAGCCAGTTGGATCGGGAAGAAAGTCTGGTCCACCTGCTCAGGGTCAACCTGCTCAAGCGGATGGAGAGTTCCGTCGCCAGCTTCGCGATGACCTTGCGTCGTCAGCTTGAGGCCGTCGATGCGCTGATTGCGAAGATCGACGCACACGAAGTCGCCCTGGACGAGCCATCCATCGACGATCTGGACTTGGACGATCCCCTTTTCGAAGCCCTCGCCGTCGGACGCCGGGTGCGCGTGCTGCTGGCTGACGCCGATCGCGTCCGCTGGCGTCAGGACCTGGACGAGGATCGCGCAGGCCTGTCCGCCATGTTGGTCGATGCCGAAGCGATCATCCCCGACCGTGACGCCAAACTGGCGCGGCTGCGTTCGTTCATCGCCGAGAAGGTCGCAGCGCCGTTCAACCCCGGCAACCGTAAGATCATCGTCTTCACCGCCTTCGCCGACACGGCGCGCTACCTCTACGACGAACTGGTCAAGACCGGTGACGCCAATACCGCTCTGGTTACGGGATCGGGCGGCAACCGGACCACCATCAAGGGCTTGCGTTCCGATCTCGGCTCGATCCTCACGGCCTTCTCCCCCCGATCCAAGGGGCGGCCCGACGACATGGCTGACGAAGGCGAGATCGATCTGCTCATCGCCACCGACGTCATCAGCGAGGGGCAGAACCTTCAGGACTGCGACTGCCTGATCAACTACGACATCCACTGGAACCCGGTGCGGATCGTCCAGCGGTTCGGGCGGATCGACCGGATCGGATCGGTCAACGACACGATCCAGTTGGTGAACTTCTGGCCCAACGTCGACCTGGATACCTACATCGGCCTGGAGAAACGGGTTTCGGGCCGGATGAAGCTGCTCGACGTGTCGGCTACGGGCGAGGAGAACATCATCGAGCCGTCGTCAGGCGACGTGATGAACGATCTCGACTACCGCCGTCGCCAGCTTGAGGCGCTTCAGACGACGGTCATCGATCTGGAAGACCTGTCGTCGGGCGTGTCGATCGCCGACATGACGTTGAACGACCTTCGGGCGGATTTCGCGGCGCTTAAGCCGGAGGCACGCGAAGCCGTGGCACTCTTGCCACTGACGGCCCACGCTGCGGTGTGGGCGGACGACGAGGTTCCCGCTGGCGCCATCTTTTGCCTGCGCGCCGAAACGCCAAAGGCGCTGGCCGCCTTGTCGCCTAACGATCCTCTGCGGCCCCACGTCGTCGTCCACGTGGGACCGGACGGAGAAATACTGCTGACGCCGAGCCAGGCCAAGCGCGCGCTAGACCGGACGAAATATCTGGCTGATCGCGGCCAGACCCCCGACGACTCGGCCTGGGACCGGCTGGACGCCATGACCCGTCAGGGGCGCGTGATGAAGCCTTGGCAGGACGCCTTGGCCGCCGCCGTCGCCGCCGTCTCGGGCAAGGCTGAGGAGCGGGCCATCGACAGCCTGTTCAGCGCCGGTGTCCTGGCCGATCCAACCGGTTTCGCGGGCATGGAGGACTGGGAGGTCGTCGGCTGGTTTGCTGTACTGGAACGGCAGCCCGAAGAATGA
- a CDS encoding efflux RND transporter permease subunit, with translation MFKALIETSVRFRWFVVLVTALVAALGLFELTRLPIDAVPDITNRQVQITTVAPALAPEQIERQVTYPLETAMAGIPGLTSTRSLSRNGFSQITVIFTDQTDIYFARQQVAERMAQARESLPEGVEPNLSPITTGLGEVLMWTIDYKPFTTANLAKPGQPGWQTGGAYLTPEGDLLTTPQTRATYLRTVQDWIVAPQMRTAPGLAGVDTIGGYVKEYAVRPDVSRLSAYGLSLGDLIQALDRANTQAGAGYVQRAGEALTVRTDALASTIEDLAQAPVVNRGGLVVRVADVATVEIGQSPRLGGASRDGHEAVLGTALMIAGGNSRTVAQAAGERLDEIRSTLPAGIEAVTVLDRSALVNSTIQTVARNLIEGALLVIVVLFLLLGNIRAASITALMIPLSFLFAVIGMNRFGISGNLMSLGALDFGLMVDGGVVVIENTLLLLTQRRASLGRMLTRRERLNVAVQSARQMVKPAAFGQLIILLVFTPLLMLEGVEGKTFVPMGATVMLALVGAFIFSFTFVPAMTALLVRDPKSAHVDEKGHAEAHETFILRFARRWIEPAIRAAVGNARIVIVSVVAALVVGGVAFTTLGREFIPTLDEGDIAMQALRVPSASLEQSLIMQMNLERAISAQPEVETMFSRTGTAEAAVDPMPPSISDSVIVLKDRKDWPDPKLEKEVLLERLEEVAGQQIGNNFEFSQPIELRFNELISGVRTDLAVLVYGDDFDTLQRVADQVATALRETTGSADVRVEQASGLPTLTISVDRFAAANYGLSAADISETVSAAVGGAKAGRIFEGDRRFDVVVRLPDAARNDPASLAALPIVSSNGTVVPLSSVARIETAEGPNQISRNDGSRRMVVQANVRGRDLGGFVTDAQNKVGEIALPPGVRLDWGGQFENLKRAEQRLGLVIPIVFVLIGVLLFMALGSFVEAGLVFVCVPLALIGGVLALLLRGMPFSVSAAVGFIAVSGVATLNGLVLMQAIRERLQSGLDPREAAREGAFSRLRAVLTTALVAIVGFIPMALAHGAGAEVQKPLATVVIGGLLTATVLTLLVLPTFAARAVSYRSAEGIDHQA, from the coding sequence ATGTTCAAAGCCCTGATTGAAACCTCCGTCCGCTTCCGCTGGTTCGTGGTCCTGGTCACGGCGCTCGTCGCCGCCCTGGGTCTGTTCGAACTGACGAGGCTTCCGATCGACGCCGTGCCGGACATCACCAACCGGCAGGTCCAGATCACCACCGTGGCCCCGGCGCTTGCGCCCGAACAAATCGAAAGGCAGGTCACCTATCCTCTTGAGACGGCGATGGCGGGCATTCCCGGTCTGACCTCGACCCGATCCTTGAGCCGCAACGGGTTCAGCCAGATCACCGTCATCTTCACCGACCAGACCGACATCTACTTCGCCCGCCAGCAGGTAGCCGAGCGGATGGCCCAGGCGCGCGAAAGCCTGCCCGAAGGCGTCGAGCCCAACCTGTCGCCGATCACGACGGGCCTCGGCGAAGTCCTGATGTGGACGATCGACTACAAGCCGTTCACCACGGCCAACCTCGCCAAACCGGGTCAGCCGGGATGGCAGACCGGCGGCGCCTATCTGACCCCTGAAGGCGATCTGCTGACCACGCCCCAGACGCGCGCCACCTACCTGCGCACCGTTCAGGACTGGATCGTCGCGCCGCAGATGCGGACGGCGCCGGGTCTGGCCGGCGTCGACACGATCGGCGGCTATGTGAAGGAATACGCCGTCCGGCCTGACGTCTCCCGGCTTTCGGCCTATGGCTTGAGCCTCGGTGACCTTATCCAGGCGCTGGACAGAGCCAACACCCAGGCCGGCGCCGGCTATGTCCAGCGGGCCGGTGAAGCCTTAACCGTGCGTACCGACGCCCTGGCCTCGACCATCGAGGACCTGGCCCAGGCGCCGGTGGTCAATCGCGGCGGTCTGGTCGTCCGGGTCGCGGACGTGGCGACCGTCGAGATCGGCCAGTCGCCGCGTCTCGGCGGCGCGAGCCGAGACGGGCACGAAGCCGTGCTCGGCACCGCCCTGATGATCGCCGGCGGCAACAGCCGCACGGTCGCTCAGGCGGCGGGTGAGCGTCTGGACGAAATCCGCTCGACCCTGCCGGCGGGCATCGAGGCGGTGACGGTTTTGGACCGCAGCGCCCTGGTCAACTCGACGATCCAGACGGTGGCCCGCAACCTCATCGAGGGAGCCCTCCTGGTTATCGTCGTGCTGTTCCTGTTGCTCGGGAACATCCGCGCCGCCTCCATCACCGCCCTGATGATCCCGCTAAGTTTCCTGTTTGCCGTTATCGGCATGAATCGGTTCGGCATCAGCGGAAACCTGATGAGCCTCGGCGCCCTCGACTTCGGCCTGATGGTCGACGGCGGGGTCGTGGTGATCGAGAACACCCTGCTGCTGCTGACCCAGCGGCGGGCGTCGCTCGGTCGGATGTTGACCCGCCGTGAACGTCTCAACGTCGCGGTCCAGTCGGCGCGCCAAATGGTCAAGCCGGCGGCCTTCGGCCAGCTGATCATCCTGCTCGTCTTCACTCCGCTGCTGATGCTCGAAGGAGTCGAGGGCAAGACCTTCGTGCCCATGGGGGCGACGGTCATGCTGGCCCTGGTCGGCGCGTTCATCTTCTCCTTCACCTTCGTGCCGGCGATGACGGCGCTCCTCGTCCGTGATCCGAAGTCTGCCCATGTGGACGAGAAGGGTCACGCCGAGGCGCATGAAACCTTCATCCTGAGGTTCGCAAGGCGCTGGATCGAACCGGCCATCCGCGCGGCGGTCGGCAATGCCCGTATCGTCATCGTCTCGGTCGTGGCGGCTCTGGTCGTCGGTGGCGTCGCCTTCACCACCCTGGGACGGGAGTTCATCCCAACCCTGGATGAGGGCGACATCGCCATGCAGGCGCTGAGGGTTCCCTCGGCTTCACTGGAGCAGTCCCTGATCATGCAGATGAACCTGGAACGGGCGATCTCGGCCCAGCCCGAGGTGGAGACCATGTTCTCGCGGACCGGGACGGCGGAGGCGGCGGTCGATCCCATGCCACCCAGTATCTCCGACAGCGTCATCGTGCTGAAGGACCGCAAGGACTGGCCCGATCCAAAGCTGGAGAAGGAAGTCCTGCTCGAACGGCTGGAAGAGGTCGCCGGCCAGCAGATCGGCAATAATTTCGAGTTCAGCCAGCCGATCGAACTGCGTTTCAACGAACTGATCTCGGGAGTCCGCACCGACCTGGCCGTGCTGGTCTACGGCGACGACTTCGACACCCTTCAAAGGGTGGCGGATCAGGTGGCGACCGCCCTTCGCGAGACAACGGGTTCGGCCGACGTTCGGGTCGAACAGGCGTCGGGCCTACCGACCTTGACCATCAGCGTCGACCGGTTCGCGGCGGCCAACTACGGCCTGTCCGCCGCCGACATTTCGGAGACGGTCTCGGCCGCCGTCGGGGGGGCGAAAGCAGGCCGCATCTTTGAGGGCGACCGTCGGTTCGACGTCGTCGTGCGACTGCCTGACGCGGCGCGCAACGATCCGGCGAGCCTGGCGGCCCTGCCGATCGTGTCATCGAACGGAACCGTCGTGCCCCTGTCTTCCGTGGCGCGGATCGAAACCGCCGAAGGTCCCAACCAGATCAGCCGCAACGACGGCTCCCGGCGGATGGTGGTTCAGGCCAACGTCCGGGGCCGCGATCTGGGCGGGTTCGTCACCGATGCGCAGAACAAGGTCGGGGAGATCGCCCTGCCGCCGGGTGTCCGCCTCGACTGGGGCGGCCAGTTCGAAAACCTGAAGCGGGCCGAGCAGCGCCTGGGTTTGGTCATCCCGATCGTCTTCGTCCTGATCGGGGTGCTGCTGTTCATGGCCCTGGGCTCGTTCGTGGAGGCCGGCCTAGTCTTCGTCTGCGTGCCTTTGGCCCTGATCGGCGGGGTGCTGGCCCTGCTGTTGCGCGGCATGCCCTTCTCGGTCTCGGCGGCGGTGGGCTTCATCGCCGTGTCCGGGGTCGCGACGCTGAACGGGCTGGTGCTGATGCAGGCCATCCGGGAGCGGCTCCAGAGCGGGCTGGACCCTCGTGAGGCGGCGAGGGAGGGGGCGTTCAGCCGCCTTCGTGCGGTGCTGACCACGGCGCTCGTCGCCATCGTCGGCTTCATCCCCATGGCCCTGGCCCATGGCGCGGGGGCGGAGGTGCAGAAACCCCTGGCCACCGTCGTCATCGGCGGCTTGCTGACGGCGACCGTCCTGACGCTTCTGGTGCTGCCAACCTTCGCGGCCAGGGCCGTCAGCTATCGATCGGCCGAAGGCATTGACCATCAAGCCTAG
- a CDS encoding DUF4391 domain-containing protein, with translation MMSALERVFDALALPSATAVDRRVAKTVFNEQADLSAADKRLLDGGLDRLDWRATLRPASVGLAGYADEVRTYPQIVVMSARLRTEAAADRLTTVIHRAIAHPLLLLCEAGGSVVVSIGLKRHHEREEGRVVVERIAASTAITVPFTPVTETFLNSLNLAGIGGYDLWALHVGWAERIEAFAVAQVTGAFRLSTDEADAQTRRDRLAAYEAQIKTVAALRKRAQTEKQLNRRIDLAREVTQAEQLLADIVAALT, from the coding sequence ATGATGTCTGCACTTGAACGGGTGTTCGATGCCTTGGCCCTGCCATCGGCGACGGCGGTCGACAGGCGTGTGGCCAAGACCGTGTTCAACGAGCAGGCTGACCTGTCGGCGGCGGACAAGCGGTTACTCGACGGCGGTCTGGATCGGCTCGATTGGCGCGCGACCTTACGGCCGGCGTCGGTCGGATTGGCGGGCTATGCCGATGAGGTTCGGACCTATCCCCAGATCGTGGTGATGTCTGCGCGGTTGCGGACCGAGGCGGCGGCCGATCGACTGACGACCGTGATCCACCGGGCCATCGCCCATCCCCTGCTACTCCTGTGCGAAGCGGGCGGGTCCGTCGTTGTGTCCATCGGCCTGAAGCGGCATCATGAGCGAGAAGAAGGCCGGGTGGTGGTTGAGCGGATCGCTGCCTCGACCGCCATTACGGTGCCCTTCACGCCTGTGACCGAGACTTTTTTGAATAGCCTGAACCTGGCGGGTATCGGCGGCTACGACCTTTGGGCGCTCCACGTAGGCTGGGCGGAGCGTATCGAGGCTTTTGCGGTGGCGCAGGTCACCGGCGCCTTTCGCCTGTCCACAGACGAGGCCGACGCGCAGACGCGACGCGACAGACTGGCCGCGTACGAGGCGCAAATCAAAACGGTCGCCGCCTTGCGCAAGCGCGCCCAGACTGAGAAGCAACTGAATCGGCGTATCGATTTGGCGCGAGAGGTGACGCAGGCAGAACAACTGCTCGCCGACATCGTCGCCGCACTGACTTGA